The Hydrotalea sp. genome has a segment encoding these proteins:
- the metA gene encoding homoserine O-succinyltransferase yields the protein MPIKIPDDLPASTQLINEGVALILEKKAIRQDIRPMQIALLNLMPTKEATEVQLARLLGGSPLQIELTLLTTGSYTAKNAPEGHLQKFYSTFAQVKDRKFDGLIITGAPVERMDFAAVDYWQELTDILAWTQTNVHSTFTICWGAQAAIYHHRGVGKHELSEKAFGLYRHRVLQKNHPLVRGFDDEFAIPVSRYTAVDAMPDDKDLSLLVESVDGQPCLINDRQYRTTYMFNHIEYDVDTLGLEYRRDQQAGLNTNKPKNYFPNDDIAQNPKSQWRSHAYLLFTNWINLVYQSTPFDINKIGKHWKKIKGR from the coding sequence ATGCCGATTAAAATTCCCGACGACTTACCCGCCAGCACGCAACTTATCAACGAGGGCGTGGCCCTGATACTGGAAAAAAAAGCTATCCGCCAAGACATCCGGCCGATGCAGATAGCGCTCCTCAACCTGATGCCGACCAAGGAAGCGACCGAGGTGCAATTGGCGCGGTTATTGGGCGGCAGTCCGTTGCAAATCGAACTGACCTTGCTCACCACCGGTAGTTATACCGCAAAAAACGCGCCCGAGGGGCATTTGCAAAAATTTTACAGCACATTCGCCCAGGTTAAGGATAGAAAATTTGACGGGCTGATTATCACCGGTGCGCCGGTCGAGCGTATGGATTTTGCCGCGGTGGATTATTGGCAAGAACTAACCGACATCCTGGCCTGGACGCAAACCAATGTTCATTCGACCTTCACCATCTGTTGGGGGGCGCAGGCCGCGATATACCACCACCGCGGGGTTGGCAAACACGAATTGTCTGAGAAAGCATTCGGCCTTTATCGCCACCGCGTGTTGCAAAAAAACCACCCGCTGGTGCGCGGCTTTGACGATGAATTTGCCATTCCGGTGTCGCGTTACACCGCGGTCGACGCCATGCCCGATGACAAGGATTTATCGCTGTTGGTTGAATCGGTCGACGGCCAACCCTGCCTTATCAATGACCGGCAATATCGCACGACCTATATGTTTAATCACATCGAATATGATGTTGACACCCTGGGGTTGGAATATCGCCGCGACCAACAGGCCGGGTTGAACACCAACAAACCGAAAAATTATTTTCCGAACGATGACATTGCGCAAAACCCGAAAAGCCAATGGCGGTCGCATGCTTATTTATTATTTACCAATTGGATAAATTTGGTGTATCAATCAACCCCATTCGACATAAACAAAATTGGCAAACATTGGAAAAAAATAAAGGGTCGCTAG